A genomic segment from Neisseria perflava encodes:
- a CDS encoding amino acid ABC transporter ATP-binding protein, with product MIKIRNIHKTFGENTILRGIDLDVGKGQVVVILGPSGSGKTTFLRCLNALEMPEQGRIEFDNAQPLSIDFSKKPSKHDILALRRKSGMVFQQYNLFPHKTALENVMEGPVAVQGKPVAQAREEAVKLLKKVGLGDKIDLYPYQLSGGQQQRVGIARALAIQPELMLFDEPTSALDPELVQDVLDTMKELAQEGWTMVVVTHEIKFALEVATTVVVMDGGVIVEQGSPQDLFNHPKHERTQKFLRQIRAGNADL from the coding sequence ATGATTAAAATCCGCAATATCCATAAGACCTTTGGCGAAAATACCATTTTGCGCGGCATCGATTTGGATGTCGGCAAAGGACAAGTGGTTGTTATCCTAGGCCCGTCCGGCTCAGGCAAAACCACGTTTTTACGCTGTTTAAACGCTTTAGAAATGCCCGAACAAGGTCGGATCGAGTTTGACAATGCGCAGCCGTTAAGCATCGATTTTTCCAAAAAACCAAGCAAACACGATATTTTGGCACTGCGCCGCAAATCCGGCATGGTGTTCCAACAATACAACCTCTTTCCGCATAAAACTGCGTTGGAAAACGTCATGGAAGGACCGGTTGCCGTACAAGGCAAGCCTGTCGCCCAAGCGCGTGAAGAGGCTGTCAAATTGCTTAAAAAAGTCGGTTTGGGCGACAAGATCGACCTCTATCCCTACCAACTTTCCGGCGGTCAACAGCAGCGCGTCGGTATTGCCCGAGCATTGGCGATTCAGCCTGAACTGATGCTGTTTGACGAACCGACTTCCGCGCTTGACCCTGAATTGGTGCAAGATGTTTTGGATACCATGAAGGAATTGGCACAAGAAGGCTGGACCATGGTTGTCGTTACGCATGAAATCAAATTTGCCTTGGAAGTGGCAACCACCGTCGTCGTGATGGACGGCGGCGTTATTGTCGAGCAAGGCAGCCCGCAAGATTTGTTTAATCATCCCAAACATGAGCGGACACAAAAATTCCTGCGCCAGATCCGTGCGGGCAATGCCGACCTTTAA
- a CDS encoding ATP-binding cassette domain-containing protein, with amino-acid sequence MIEIKKLTLQRGLKVLLDKADAVINPGQRVGLIGKNGTGKSSLFALIKGEITQDGGEILIPKTWRLASVSQETPDLDISALDYVLQGDAELQAFQTALAQAEAQNDGMKQAEYHAKLEEIDAYIAPARAAKLLSGLGFAQEEHTHPVKSFSGGWRMRLNLAQALICRADLLLLDEPTNHLDLETVLWLENHLASLPCTQIIISHDRDFLNATTTHTIELSQQKLTQYGGNYDFYQTERAQRLAQQQAAYVKQQAQIKHLQSFIDRFKAKATKAVQAQSRMKALAKLERIAPAHLDSEFSFEFANPTHLPNPLLKLDHADLGYGDNTVLHDITLSLESGARYGLLGVNGSGKSTFIKALAGKIDLLSGNIVRSEKLNIGYFAQHQLDTLRADQSPVWHIQQLSPEVREQEIRNFLGGFNFVGDMAVQKTEPFSGGEKARLALAMIIWQKPNLLLLDEPTNHLDLDMRHALTLALQSFQGALIVVSHDRSLLEATTDSFLLIDKGRLNNFDGDLNDYRQWRLAQENAAAAPAASAQSQSRKDTKRIEAQIRQEKAKRSKPIQQKIDKAEKEIARLTDIQTACEAFLAQESAYSEENKPKLQETLAQLTETKVKLTQLEENWLQWQEELEQIQVDVEAEFSQ; translated from the coding sequence ATGATAGAAATCAAAAAACTCACCCTGCAACGCGGTTTGAAAGTCCTGCTCGATAAAGCCGATGCCGTAATCAACCCCGGCCAACGCGTTGGTTTAATCGGTAAAAACGGTACGGGAAAATCCAGCCTGTTTGCGCTGATAAAAGGTGAAATCACACAAGATGGCGGCGAAATCCTGATTCCCAAAACATGGCGCCTGGCTTCCGTCTCTCAAGAAACGCCTGATTTAGATATTTCCGCTTTAGACTACGTTTTGCAAGGCGATGCCGAATTGCAGGCTTTTCAGACGGCCTTAGCCCAAGCAGAAGCGCAAAACGACGGCATGAAACAAGCCGAATATCACGCCAAACTTGAAGAAATCGATGCCTATATCGCTCCGGCACGCGCAGCGAAATTGTTAAGCGGCTTGGGTTTTGCACAAGAAGAGCATACCCATCCCGTCAAATCCTTCTCCGGCGGCTGGCGTATGCGCCTCAACCTGGCCCAAGCACTGATTTGCCGTGCCGATTTGCTGCTTTTGGACGAACCGACCAACCACTTGGATTTAGAAACCGTATTGTGGCTGGAAAACCATCTTGCCTCCCTGCCCTGTACGCAAATCATCATCTCCCATGACCGCGACTTTTTGAATGCCACCACCACGCACACCATCGAACTGTCGCAACAAAAACTGACCCAATACGGCGGCAATTACGATTTCTATCAAACCGAACGCGCCCAACGTCTGGCGCAACAACAAGCCGCCTACGTCAAACAGCAGGCGCAAATCAAACATCTGCAATCCTTTATCGACCGTTTCAAAGCCAAAGCCACAAAGGCCGTACAAGCCCAAAGCCGCATGAAGGCATTAGCCAAGCTCGAGCGCATCGCCCCTGCGCATTTGGATAGCGAATTTTCCTTTGAGTTTGCCAATCCGACCCACCTGCCCAATCCATTGTTGAAACTTGACCATGCCGACTTGGGCTATGGCGACAATACCGTTTTACACGATATCACCTTGTCTCTGGAAAGCGGCGCACGTTACGGCCTATTGGGCGTTAACGGCAGCGGTAAATCCACATTTATCAAAGCATTGGCAGGAAAAATCGATTTACTTTCCGGCAATATCGTCCGTTCCGAAAAGCTCAATATCGGCTATTTTGCCCAACATCAACTGGATACTTTACGCGCCGACCAAAGTCCGGTTTGGCATATCCAGCAGCTTTCGCCCGAAGTCCGCGAACAGGAAATCCGCAACTTTTTAGGCGGTTTCAACTTTGTCGGCGATATGGCGGTTCAAAAGACCGAGCCGTTCTCCGGCGGCGAAAAAGCGCGGCTCGCCCTTGCCATGATTATCTGGCAAAAACCTAATCTGCTGCTACTTGACGAACCAACCAACCACCTAGACTTGGATATGCGCCACGCCCTGACACTTGCCCTGCAAAGTTTCCAAGGTGCATTGATTGTCGTTTCGCACGACCGCAGCCTGCTTGAAGCGACTACCGATAGTTTCCTCCTTATCGACAAAGGCCGTCTGAACAACTTCGACGGCGATTTGAACGACTACCGTCAATGGCGGTTGGCACAAGAAAACGCCGCAGCAGCCCCCGCCGCATCTGCACAAAGCCAAAGTCGCAAAGACACCAAGCGCATAGAAGCACAAATCCGTCAGGAAAAAGCCAAACGCAGCAAACCAATTCAGCAGAAAATCGACAAAGCCGAAAAAGAAATCGCACGATTAACTGATATTCAGACGGCCTGTGAAGCATTTTTGGCACAAGAATCTGCTTATTCAGAAGAAAATAAACCCAAATTGCAAGAGACACTCGCACAATTAACAGAAACTAAAGTAAAATTAACGCAACTGGAAGAAAACTGGCTGCAATGGCAGGAAGAGCTTGAGCAAATCCAAGTTGATGTCGAAGCCGAGTTTTCCCAATAA
- a CDS encoding nucleolar protein — MTSTIKQAGYFLVSSFVLGISLHAAAAVYSCGNGSYTSEPKSSCAQAELPKISGHQGSGYHLNIRSLNASDERVNAKPKKNKRTEKSDKQEKKADKPSKNKNGKKAKKQQPIPSEQE; from the coding sequence ATGACTTCAACCATCAAACAAGCCGGATACTTCCTCGTATCCTCTTTCGTCTTGGGCATTTCTCTTCACGCAGCCGCCGCAGTTTATTCCTGTGGCAACGGCAGCTATACTTCCGAACCCAAATCCTCCTGCGCACAGGCCGAGTTGCCTAAAATCAGCGGCCATCAAGGCAGCGGTTATCATCTTAACATCCGCAGCCTCAATGCCTCTGATGAACGCGTCAATGCAAAACCCAAGAAAAATAAGCGCACGGAAAAATCCGATAAACAAGAGAAAAAAGCCGACAAACCGAGCAAAAACAAGAACGGTAAAAAAGCCAAAAAACAGCAGCCCATACCGTCTGAACAAGAATAA
- a CDS encoding DNA translocase FtsK, translated as MTAKSSKTQTKKRVSTKPAAKPTTRKSTKAQTQADNKVSQRLKAAKELQKNEEKKARPEHVVNLINDALWLFGLVITIYLAISLASFSMDDPAWSRSVPKSNDVANLGGLFGSYLSDVGYYLFGLSFWWWIAASCVFLYKNFRPMKKQENHKPYNHGVAALALFLLLVCSPIIEHFLFDNALSESLPVGAGGLVGLLAGSGLAWLLGKSGSLLIMLVMLLLSISLLAQVSWLEVMAKSGSHMGGLFGNLMKKLSQFRNKKEDVCSEALETQNTRRMVKEAKTITATPVTPLAGSSSNRKTVAVSVAPPPKIQTSLFDDTEPKNNGEYHKPNMNLLRMPSEEPVAVNPDELQQTAELIEAKLAEFGIGVQVVSATSGPVITRYEIEPAQGVKGSQIVALSKDLARSMSLQAVRIVETIAGKNTMGIELPNEKRQDVMLSEILSSSVFTDAKSKLTVALGKDIAGTPVVGDLAKMPHLLVAGMTGSGKSVGVNGMIMSMLFKATPDEVRFIMIDPKMLELSIYDGIPHLLCPVVTDMREAGQALNWCVAEMEKRYRLLSHAGVRNLDGFNQKVEQAKAAGKPLLNPFSLNPDDPEPLEKLPLIVVVIDELADLMMTERKSVEQQIARLAQKARAAGIHMIVATQRPSVDVVTGLIKANIPTRMAFTVQSKIDSRTILDQMGADELLKYGDSLFLQPGSAEPTRLQGAFVSDDEVHQVVNFVKEQAPTNYVEGLLSGEAAIETTNIVNPNANSDELFDQAVAFVLESRKTSISALQRQLRIGYNRAANLIDALENAGVLSPADINGSRRILAQKDQL; from the coding sequence ATGACTGCAAAATCTTCTAAAACCCAAACAAAAAAACGCGTCTCTACCAAACCGGCAGCCAAACCGACCACACGCAAATCCACCAAAGCACAAACTCAAGCCGACAATAAAGTCTCCCAACGCCTCAAGGCCGCCAAAGAGCTGCAAAAAAACGAAGAAAAAAAAGCGCGTCCCGAGCATGTCGTCAACTTGATTAATGATGCTTTATGGCTGTTTGGCTTGGTTATCACCATTTATCTGGCCATTTCCCTGGCCAGCTTCAGCATGGACGACCCTGCATGGTCGCGCAGCGTTCCCAAAAGCAACGATGTCGCCAACCTCGGCGGCCTCTTTGGCTCCTATCTTTCCGATGTCGGATATTATCTGTTCGGCCTATCGTTTTGGTGGTGGATAGCTGCCTCTTGCGTTTTCCTCTACAAAAATTTCCGCCCCATGAAAAAGCAGGAAAACCACAAGCCCTACAATCACGGCGTAGCCGCTTTGGCATTGTTTCTCCTGCTGGTGTGCAGCCCGATTATCGAACATTTCCTGTTTGACAATGCATTGAGCGAATCCCTTCCCGTCGGTGCAGGCGGCTTGGTCGGCTTGCTGGCGGGTTCAGGCTTGGCTTGGCTGTTGGGTAAGTCGGGCAGTCTGTTGATTATGCTGGTGATGTTGCTTTTATCCATTTCCCTGCTGGCTCAGGTGTCATGGTTGGAAGTCATGGCCAAATCCGGCAGCCATATGGGTGGTCTGTTTGGCAACCTGATGAAAAAACTGTCTCAGTTCCGAAATAAAAAAGAAGATGTCTGCTCCGAAGCTTTGGAAACCCAAAATACGCGCCGCATGGTTAAAGAAGCCAAAACCATTACCGCCACTCCGGTTACTCCGTTGGCAGGCAGCAGCAGCAACCGTAAAACCGTTGCCGTATCCGTTGCGCCGCCCCCTAAAATCCAAACTTCCCTGTTTGACGATACTGAACCTAAAAACAACGGCGAATACCACAAACCCAACATGAATCTGTTGCGTATGCCGTCTGAAGAACCGGTTGCCGTCAATCCGGATGAATTGCAACAAACCGCAGAATTAATCGAAGCCAAGCTGGCTGAATTCGGCATCGGCGTACAGGTTGTTTCCGCTACTTCCGGCCCTGTGATTACCCGCTACGAAATCGAACCGGCACAAGGTGTCAAAGGCAGTCAAATTGTCGCCCTGTCCAAAGATTTGGCGCGCTCGATGTCTCTGCAAGCGGTACGCATCGTAGAAACCATTGCCGGTAAAAACACCATGGGCATTGAATTGCCCAACGAGAAACGCCAAGATGTCATGTTGAGCGAAATCCTCTCTTCATCCGTGTTTACCGACGCCAAGTCCAAACTGACCGTTGCCTTGGGTAAAGATATTGCAGGTACCCCCGTTGTCGGCGACTTGGCAAAAATGCCGCATCTTTTAGTCGCAGGTATGACCGGATCGGGTAAATCTGTCGGCGTGAACGGCATGATTATGTCCATGCTCTTCAAAGCCACGCCCGACGAAGTCCGCTTCATTATGATTGACCCGAAAATGCTGGAATTAAGCATTTACGACGGCATTCCGCATCTGCTCTGCCCGGTTGTGACCGATATGCGTGAGGCAGGCCAAGCATTGAACTGGTGTGTTGCCGAAATGGAAAAACGCTATCGCCTGCTTTCCCATGCCGGCGTGCGTAATTTGGACGGTTTCAACCAAAAAGTCGAACAAGCCAAAGCAGCAGGCAAACCATTGCTCAACCCGTTCAGCTTAAATCCTGACGATCCTGAGCCTCTGGAAAAACTGCCGTTGATTGTGGTCGTTATCGACGAGTTGGCTGACTTAATGATGACCGAACGCAAATCCGTTGAGCAGCAAATCGCACGTCTTGCCCAAAAAGCGCGTGCGGCAGGTATTCACATGATTGTCGCCACTCAACGCCCAAGCGTTGATGTGGTTACCGGCCTGATTAAAGCCAACATTCCGACACGTATGGCCTTTACCGTACAAAGCAAAATCGACAGCCGCACTATTCTTGACCAAATGGGTGCAGACGAATTGCTCAAATACGGCGACTCGTTATTCCTGCAACCGGGCAGCGCAGAACCGACACGCCTGCAAGGTGCATTTGTTTCCGATGATGAAGTACATCAAGTTGTCAATTTCGTCAAAGAACAGGCTCCAACCAATTATGTGGAAGGTCTGCTCAGTGGCGAAGCGGCCATCGAGACCACCAATATTGTCAATCCGAACGCAAACAGCGATGAGTTATTTGATCAAGCCGTTGCCTTCGTATTGGAGAGCCGCAAGACTTCCATTTCCGCCCTGCAACGCCAATTGCGCATCGGCTACAACCGTGCCGCCAATTTGATAGATGCGCTTGAAAATGCCGGTGTTCTTTCTCCGGCAGACATCAACGGCAGCCGACGGATTCTGGCACAAAAAGACCAGCTGTAA
- the tig gene encoding trigger factor produces MSVTVETLENLERKVVLSLPWSKINAETEKKLKQTQRRAKVDGFRPGKAPFKMIAQMYGASAQNDVINELVQREFYEVAVAQELKVAGYPRFEGVEEQDDQESFKVAAIFEVFPEVTIGDLSAQEVEKVTATVGDAEIDQTVEILRKQRTRFNHVDREAQNGDRVIIDFEGKIDGEPFAGGASKNYAFVLGAGQMLPEFEAGVVGMKAGESKDVTVNFPEDYHGKDVAGKSAVFTITLNNVSEATLPEVDADFAKALGIEDGDVAKMREEVKKNVGREVERRIGEQTKESVMNALLKAADLQVPVALVNEEAARLANEMKQNFVNQGMADAANLDLPLDMFKEQAERRVSLGLILAKLVEENKLEPTEDQIKAVVANFAESYEDPQEVIDWYYAEPSRLQGPTSLAVESNVVDFVLSKAKVTEKALSFDEVMGAQA; encoded by the coding sequence ATGAGCGTAACTGTTGAAACTTTAGAAAATCTGGAACGCAAAGTAGTATTGTCTCTGCCTTGGTCCAAAATCAACGCAGAAACTGAGAAAAAACTGAAACAAACCCAACGCCGTGCAAAAGTTGACGGCTTCCGTCCGGGTAAAGCACCGTTCAAAATGATTGCCCAAATGTACGGCGCAAGCGCACAAAACGACGTTATCAACGAATTGGTACAACGCGAATTCTACGAAGTTGCCGTTGCTCAAGAATTGAAAGTTGCCGGTTACCCACGCTTTGAAGGCGTTGAAGAACAAGACGATCAAGAGTCTTTCAAAGTTGCCGCTATTTTTGAAGTTTTCCCTGAAGTAACTATTGGCGACCTGTCTGCCCAAGAAGTAGAAAAAGTTACTGCGACTGTTGGCGATGCCGAAATTGACCAAACTGTAGAAATCCTGCGTAAACAACGCACCCGCTTCAACCATGTTGACCGCGAAGCCCAAAACGGCGACCGCGTCATCATCGACTTTGAAGGCAAAATCGACGGCGAACCTTTCGCTGGCGGCGCGTCTAAAAACTACGCTTTCGTATTGGGCGCAGGCCAAATGCTGCCTGAATTCGAGGCCGGTGTTGTCGGCATGAAAGCCGGTGAAAGCAAAGATGTTACCGTAAACTTCCCTGAAGACTACCACGGTAAAGATGTTGCCGGTAAATCTGCCGTATTCACCATCACTCTGAACAACGTTTCTGAAGCCACTTTGCCTGAAGTTGATGCTGACTTTGCTAAAGCTTTGGGTATTGAAGACGGCGACGTTGCCAAAATGCGCGAAGAAGTGAAGAAAAACGTTGGCCGCGAAGTTGAGCGCCGCATCGGTGAACAAACCAAAGAATCTGTAATGAATGCCCTGCTCAAAGCAGCCGATTTGCAAGTTCCTGTTGCTTTGGTCAACGAAGAAGCCGCCCGCTTGGCAAACGAAATGAAACAAAACTTCGTTAACCAAGGTATGGCTGACGCTGCAAACTTGGATCTGCCTTTGGATATGTTCAAAGAACAAGCAGAACGCCGCGTTTCTTTGGGTCTGATTTTGGCTAAATTGGTTGAAGAAAACAAACTTGAGCCAACTGAAGACCAAATCAAAGCCGTTGTTGCCAACTTCGCAGAAAGCTACGAAGATCCTCAAGAAGTTATCGACTGGTACTACGCAGAGCCTTCCCGCCTGCAAGGCCCGACTTCTTTGGCAGTAGAAAGCAACGTTGTTGATTTCGTTCTGAGCAAAGCTAAAGTAACCGAAAAAGCGCTGTCTTTTGACGAAGTAATGGGCGCACAAGCTTAA
- the clpP gene encoding ATP-dependent Clp endopeptidase proteolytic subunit ClpP yields MSFDFNNYLVPTVIEQSGRGERAFDIYSRLLKERIVFLVGPVTDESANLVVAQLLFLESENPDKDIFFYINSPGGSVTAGMSIYDTMNFIKPHVSTLCLGQAASMGAFLLSAGEKGKRFALPNSRIMIHQPLINGGLAGQASDIEIHAKELLKIKEKLNRLLAKHCDRDLADLERDTDRDNYMSADEAKEYGLIDQVLENRSSLQA; encoded by the coding sequence ATGTCCTTCGATTTCAATAACTACCTTGTCCCTACCGTTATCGAACAAAGCGGTCGCGGCGAGCGCGCATTCGACATCTACTCACGCCTTTTGAAAGAGCGCATCGTTTTCTTGGTCGGCCCGGTGACAGATGAATCTGCCAATCTGGTTGTTGCGCAATTGCTGTTCTTGGAAAGCGAAAACCCAGATAAAGATATCTTCTTCTATATCAACTCTCCGGGCGGTTCAGTTACTGCCGGTATGTCGATTTACGACACCATGAACTTCATCAAGCCTCATGTTTCTACCTTATGCTTGGGCCAAGCGGCAAGCATGGGCGCATTCCTGTTGTCCGCAGGCGAAAAAGGCAAACGCTTTGCCCTGCCAAACAGCCGCATCATGATTCACCAACCGCTCATCAACGGCGGCTTGGCCGGTCAGGCTTCCGATATTGAAATTCATGCTAAAGAGCTGCTGAAAATCAAAGAGAAACTGAACCGCTTACTCGCCAAACATTGTGATCGCGATTTAGCCGACTTGGAACGCGATACCGACCGCGACAATTATATGTCTGCCGATGAAGCTAAAGAATATGGTTTGATTGACCAAGTTTTGGAAAACCGCTCCTCTCTGCAAGCCTAA